In Chitinophagaceae bacterium, one DNA window encodes the following:
- a CDS encoding pyridoxal phosphate-dependent aminotransferase family protein — MKEPKHLSQKLEGRKSLNLLRKLSVNDASIDFCSNDYLGLAKSVFFQKLCQKNYEKLIQTDSIKHINGSSGSRLISGNNTLIEDLEKQIADFHNNEEALVFNSGYTANLAVLSSVPKRNDIILYDELIHASLRDGLKLSKAFSAGFKHNSIEEVEKLINEHAGKKENIYIVLEAVYSMDGKITDLHSFVQLKNKFSNVFIILDEAHSVGVIGEKGEGLSASLNLQNEVFICIYTYGKAFGLYGASVVCSRLTKAYLINFARPLIYSTALPIYSIISLKTAYDKMSQLNNRRLKISHLQELFVKMLQVYKSHLLNDGEHPIQGIKLSGSSKVFELAAYLRSQNLNVKAIVFPTVPRNMELIRITFHYYNSKKEVLHLAESLEKYLKKYHAESSS; from the coding sequence GTGAAAGAACCTAAACATTTATCTCAAAAGCTGGAGGGTAGAAAGTCTTTAAATCTTTTGAGAAAACTTTCTGTAAATGATGCTTCTATTGACTTTTGTTCCAACGACTATCTGGGTTTAGCGAAATCTGTTTTTTTTCAAAAACTTTGTCAGAAGAATTATGAAAAATTAATTCAAACCGATTCAATAAAGCACATAAATGGTTCTTCAGGCTCACGGCTAATCAGCGGAAATAATACTTTAATTGAAGATTTAGAAAAGCAGATAGCAGACTTTCACAACAATGAAGAGGCCTTAGTTTTCAATTCGGGTTATACGGCTAATCTTGCTGTTTTATCATCTGTTCCAAAAAGAAATGATATCATACTGTATGATGAATTAATACACGCCTCATTAAGAGACGGTCTGAAGCTTTCTAAAGCCTTTTCGGCCGGCTTTAAACATAACAGCATAGAGGAGGTTGAAAAACTCATAAATGAGCATGCCGGTAAAAAAGAAAACATTTACATTGTTTTGGAAGCAGTCTATTCTATGGATGGAAAAATAACAGATTTGCACTCTTTCGTACAATTGAAAAATAAGTTTAGTAATGTTTTTATAATACTCGATGAAGCACATTCTGTTGGTGTAATCGGTGAAAAAGGGGAGGGGCTTTCTGCTTCATTGAATTTACAAAATGAAGTTTTTATTTGCATCTACACTTATGGAAAAGCTTTTGGTTTATACGGTGCATCTGTTGTTTGTTCGCGTTTAACAAAAGCCTATTTAATAAATTTTGCCAGACCACTCATCTATTCAACTGCTTTACCAATTTATAGCATTATATCCTTGAAAACTGCTTATGACAAAATGTCACAACTTAATAATAGAAGATTAAAAATCAGTCACTTGCAAGAGTTATTTGTTAAGATGTTACAAGTTTATAAAAGCCACTTATTAAATGATGGTGAACACCCGATTCAGGGGATAAAGTTGTCAGGGAGTTCAAAAGTTTTTGAGTTGGCAGCTTATTTAAGGTCCCAAAATTTAAATGTAAAAGCAATCGTTTTTCCAACTGTCCCCCGAAATATGGAGTTGATTAGAATCACTTTTCATTATTATAATTCCAAAAAAGAAGTTTTGCATCTTGCGGAAAGTTTGGAAAAATATTTAAAAAAATACCATGCCGAATCCAGCTCCTGA
- a CDS encoding glycosyltransferase family 2 protein, giving the protein MPNPAPEISVLMPVKDESLYLEDCLISIINQSFENWECIVIDDSSMDNTPDILESFSKTDKRIKWYRNEGKGIIPALQMAYKKSTGKFLTRMDGDDLMPKEKLKLLYQKLIHSDAQISTGLVKYFPENEINEGYQKYQNWLNDIQVRDLHYEEIYRECVVASPNWLISREDFDAAGAFFSDIYPEDYELVFRWYKKQFKIEAVQEITHLWRDHPKRVSRTHQHYKDQHFFDLKFRYFLELDYREDKELILWGAGLKGKLGAKILKRNNIKFRWCCNNENKVGHIVNGVKMEYFDIVENPIKPIQIIVAVSQRNQGDSISEYFSRLGFQKMKDYYFFC; this is encoded by the coding sequence ATGCCGAATCCAGCTCCTGAGATTTCTGTTTTAATGCCCGTGAAAGATGAATCTTTGTACTTAGAGGATTGCCTCATTAGTATTATAAATCAAAGTTTTGAAAACTGGGAATGCATAGTTATTGATGACAGCTCAATGGATAATACTCCTGATATTTTAGAAAGCTTCAGCAAAACAGACAAACGAATCAAGTGGTACCGGAATGAAGGCAAGGGAATTATTCCTGCATTGCAAATGGCTTATAAAAAGAGTACCGGTAAGTTTTTAACCAGAATGGATGGAGATGATTTAATGCCAAAGGAAAAGTTAAAGCTTTTATATCAAAAGTTGATACACTCTGATGCACAGATATCAACCGGTTTGGTTAAGTATTTTCCGGAAAACGAAATTAATGAAGGTTATCAGAAGTATCAAAATTGGTTAAATGATATTCAGGTAAGAGATTTGCATTATGAAGAAATCTACAGAGAATGTGTAGTTGCATCGCCAAACTGGCTGATAAGCAGGGAGGATTTTGATGCAGCGGGAGCCTTTTTTAGCGATATTTACCCGGAAGATTATGAATTAGTGTTTCGCTGGTACAAAAAGCAATTTAAAATAGAGGCTGTTCAAGAGATTACTCACCTTTGGAGAGATCATCCCAAAAGAGTTTCCAGAACACATCAACATTATAAAGACCAGCATTTTTTCGATCTAAAATTCCGGTATTTTCTTGAATTAGATTATCGGGAAGATAAGGAATTAATCCTTTGGGGTGCGGGTTTAAAAGGCAAATTAGGGGCTAAAATTCTGAAGAGAAATAATATAAAATTCAGATGGTGCTGTAATAATGAAAATAAAGTGGGGCATATTGTAAATGGGGTAAAAATGGAATACTTTGACATAGTTGAAAATCCGATTAAACCCATTCAGATTATTGTTGCTGTTTCACAAAGAAATCAGGGAGATTCGATTAGTGAGTATTTTAGCCGATTAGGTTTCCAAAAGATGAAAGATTATTATTTTTTCTGTTAA